In Acropora palmata chromosome 7, jaAcrPala1.3, whole genome shotgun sequence, one genomic interval encodes:
- the LOC141886417 gene encoding uncharacterized protein LOC141886417, which produces MDKRTKRIKASFISEHKQKLPRALNCITIYILQQQEKNNKRTEWTLAGLIVGQKYKTAKFRQYILPQWNCIMCIAVPGHYGKSGNGQLKQKIIKPSLIILGTANYYAREPCRETLAGLIAGKKIYKTAKTPTNQRGGQEGMIAFLSHSLFLFKASTSQGGGQECIIAFLTHLLVKILLKPTRKSRTETAKVTQ; this is translated from the exons ATGGATAAGAGAACCAAAAGGATAAAAGCCAGTTTTATTTCTGagcacaaacaaaaactaccaag AGCACTAAATTGCATCACCATTTACATTTTACAGCAACAAGAGAAGAACAACAAGAGAACAGAATGGACTCTAGCTGGTCTGATCGTTggacaaaaatataaaactgcaaag TTTAGACAATACATCCTACCTCAGTGGAACTGCATCATGTGCATTGCAGTTCCAG GACACTACGGTAAATCAGGAAATGGACAattgaagcaaaaaattataaaacccTCTTTGATTATACTGGGCACAGCAAACTACTATG CAAGAGAACCATGCAGGGAGACTTTAGCTGGTCTGATcgctgggaaaaaaatatataaaactgCTAAG ACGCCAACAAACCAGAGAGGAGGACAAGAAGGGATGATTGCATTTCTGAGTCACtcactttttttattcaag GCTTCAACAAGTCAGGGAGGAGGACAAGAATGTATTATTGCATTTCTAACTCATCTTCTAGTCAAG aTTCTTCTCAAGCCAACGAGGAAGTCAAGAACAGAAACTGCAAAAGTGACTCAATGA
- the LOC141885773 gene encoding uncharacterized protein LOC141885773 isoform X1: MVYVNQETDKTTKRIRARFTTGHKQKLPSNKRRTTRERNGIRVGLVFSGTLNRQMDKKGTKRIDGVLITRPRLKKTVNQEMDKRTEKPVLLLGTNKNYQVFRNGKSGNGQ; encoded by the exons ATGGTATACGTAAATCAAGAAACGGATAAGACAACCAAAAGGATAAGAGCCAGATTTACAACtggacacaaacaaaaactacCAAG CAACAAGAGAAGAACAACAAGAGAACGGAATGGCATcagggttggcctagtg TTTTCGGGAACTCTCAATCGTCAAATGGACAAGAAGGGAACCAAAAGGATAGATGGTGTTCTGATCACTCGACCAAGACTGAAAA aaACAGTAAATCAAGAAATGGATAAGAGAACCGAAAAGCCAGTTTTATTACTGGgcacaaacaaaaactaccaag TTTTCAGAAACGGTAAATCAGGAAATGGACAGtag
- the LOC141885771 gene encoding uncharacterized protein LOC141885771 isoform X2: MFSALSSQFVEYSWQPQHKVPHQLNSFLAPVLRSSSRSRFVRCWRAKTDGWAASTFHSNCDGKGPTVTIIQVGSYIFGGYTDLSWSSPRFCTWASSSKSFLYSLYNINGFSPVKLQITSGRQIYAIYRCSRYGPTFGGGHDIHISNNAARYQNSRTYCGDTYHLPPGYSSSGNSCRFYAGGGSNYFTPTDVEMFYETTT, from the exons ATGTTTTCCGCATTGAG ctctCAGTTCGTCGAGTATTCTTGGCAGCCTCAACATAAAGTACCTCATCAGTTGAATTCATTTTTAGCTCCAGTCCTCCGGAGTTCATCCCGTAGCAGGTTTGTGAGGTGTTGGCGCGCAAAGACAGATGGCTGGGCAGCATCCACCTTCCACAGCAACTGTGATGGAAAGGGTCCCACTGTTACTATAATCCAAGTCGGCAGTTACATATTTGGTGGATACACTGACCTGTCTTGGTCTAGCCCTC gtTTTTGTACTTGGGCTTCATCCAGTAAATCATTTCTCTACTCCTTGTACAACATCAATGGCTTCTCTCCTGTTAAGCTTCAGATCACGTCAGGAAGGCAGATATATGCTATATATAGATGTTCTAGATACGGACCAACATTTGGTGGCGGACACGACATCCACATATCAAACAACGCTGCGAGATACCAAAATTCTCGCACCTACTGTGGCGACACTTACCATCTCCCCCCAGGGTATTCTTCATCTGGTAATTCTTGCCGATTTTATGCGGGAGGAGGAAGCAATTACTTCACTCCCACTGatgttgaaatgttttacgAGACAACCACTTAG
- the LOC141885771 gene encoding uncharacterized protein LOC141885771 isoform X1: MVRWGTKPTCERVSSQFVEYSWQPQHKVPHQLNSFLAPVLRSSSRSRFVRCWRAKTDGWAASTFHSNCDGKGPTVTIIQVGSYIFGGYTDLSWSSPRFCTWASSSKSFLYSLYNINGFSPVKLQITSGRQIYAIYRCSRYGPTFGGGHDIHISNNAARYQNSRTYCGDTYHLPPGYSSSGNSCRFYAGGGSNYFTPTDVEMFYETTT, from the exons ATGGTGCGATGGGGGACCAAACCAACATGCGAAAGAGTCAG ctctCAGTTCGTCGAGTATTCTTGGCAGCCTCAACATAAAGTACCTCATCAGTTGAATTCATTTTTAGCTCCAGTCCTCCGGAGTTCATCCCGTAGCAGGTTTGTGAGGTGTTGGCGCGCAAAGACAGATGGCTGGGCAGCATCCACCTTCCACAGCAACTGTGATGGAAAGGGTCCCACTGTTACTATAATCCAAGTCGGCAGTTACATATTTGGTGGATACACTGACCTGTCTTGGTCTAGCCCTC gtTTTTGTACTTGGGCTTCATCCAGTAAATCATTTCTCTACTCCTTGTACAACATCAATGGCTTCTCTCCTGTTAAGCTTCAGATCACGTCAGGAAGGCAGATATATGCTATATATAGATGTTCTAGATACGGACCAACATTTGGTGGCGGACACGACATCCACATATCAAACAACGCTGCGAGATACCAAAATTCTCGCACCTACTGTGGCGACACTTACCATCTCCCCCCAGGGTATTCTTCATCTGGTAATTCTTGCCGATTTTATGCGGGAGGAGGAAGCAATTACTTCACTCCCACTGatgttgaaatgttttacgAGACAACCACTTAG